Below is a genomic region from Streptomyces sp. RPA4-2.
AGGGGCCGCACTTGGCGAGGATCGCCGGTATGTCGTTGAACTCGGTCGGGAATCCCAGCGCGTCGCCGAGGGCGAGGCCCAGCAGGGACCCGGTGGCGGCGTGCTTCGCGAGCGTCGGGGTGGTGGTCATCAGGGCCGTCCTTCCGAAGGGGGACGCAACAGGGGCGGATGCAGGGCGGTGGCGCCGCCCGCGCGGTAGAGCGCGGCGGGTTTGCCGCGGCCTCCGGTGAGGCGAGCGGCCCCGGGAACCGGTTCGACGAAGCCCGGCGTGGCGAGGACCTTGCGCCGGAAGTTGGGCCGGTCGAGCTCGGTGCCCCACACCGTCTCGTAGACCCGCTGCAACTCGCCGAGGGTGAACTCGGGCGGGCAGAAGGAGGTGGCGAGACAGGTGTACTCGAGCTTGGCGCCGACGCGTTCGTGGGCGTCGGCGAGGATGCGGTCGTGGTCGAAGGCGAGCGGGCCGGGTGTGCGGTACGGCTGCCACCGGGCCTGCGCCGCGTCGCCGCCGCCGTGCGGCTCGGGAGGGTCGGGGAGCAGCGCGGCGAACGCGACGGAGACGACCCGCATCCTCGGGTCGCGGTCGGGGTCGCTGTAGGTCCGCAACTGCTCCAGGTGCAGGCGCGAGACGTCCGACAGACCGGTCTCCTCGGCGAGTTCGCGCCGGGCGGCCGTCTCCGCGGACTCGGCCGGCAGCACGAACCCGCCGGGCAGCGCCCAGTGGCCCGCGTACGGCTCCTGCCCCCGCTCGACGAGCAGCACCTCCAGCACGTCTGCGCGGATCGTCAGGACGGCCAGGTCCACGGTCACGGCGAAGGGTTCGAACGCGTACTTGTCGTAGCCCTCGGGCGCACTGCCGCCGGACGAGCGGTCCTGCCGCACGCGCACACCCACCCGGATCCGCCTCCACGTCCGCACGGCTCGCGGCCGACCCGATCGAGGGATCACCGGGAGCGGGGATCACCACGGGAGGTCGTCGGCGCGGCCATGAGTAATAGTCACTGAGACTATAAAGAGCGCGGGGGACGGCCACAACCCTCCGGACGCCGGAACCCCGCCCGTTCCGAGCCGGACGCACGACGGCGCGCGTCCGCGACGTCGCCGTGGCGGTCCCTGGGGCCCCGCTGACGGCCGTGGAGCCGGGGGATGAGGAATGGTGGCCGCGCGCCTCTCCGGAGCCGTGAGGGCGACCACAGCCGCGCCCGCACGGCCGCCGGACCGCTGCCCGGCGGCGGAAACGCGTCGGCCGGCCCCGGGGCACTCCCGGGACCGGCCGAAACGACGGAGATCGCGAACGAAGGGTGTCGCGAACCGGCGGGTGTCGCGAACGACGGACGCTCTAGAGGTCGACCTCGTTCATGAGCATGCCGACCTCGGTGTTCGACAGTCGGCGCAGCCAGCCCGACTTCTGGTCGCCGAGGGTGATCGGGCCGAAGGCGACGCGTACGAGCTTGTCCACCGGGAAGCCGGCCTCGGCGAGCATGCGGCGCACGATGTGCTTGCGGCCCTCGTGGAGGGTCACCTCGACCAGGTAGTTCTTGCCGGTCTGCTCGACGACGCGGAAGTGGTCCGCCTTCGCGTACCCGTCCTCCAGCTGGATGCCGTCCTTGAGCCGCTTGCCCAGGTCACGCGGGATCGGGCCGACGATGTGCGCGAGGTAGACCTTCTTCACGCCGTACTTCGGGTGGGTCAGCCGGTGCGCCAGCTCGCCGTGGTTGGTGAGCAGGATGACGCCCTCGGTCTCGGTGTCGAGCCGCCCGACGTGGAAGAGCCGCGTCTCGCGGTTCGTCACGTAGTCCCCGAGGCACTGCCGGCCCTCGGTGTCCTCCATGGTGGAGACGACACCGGCGGGCTTGTTCAGCGAGAAGAACTGGTACGACTGCGTGGCGACGGTCAGACCGTCGACCCGGATCTCGTCCTTCTCGGGGTCGACGCGCAGCCCCTGTTCGGTGACGATCTGGCCGTTGACCTCGACCCGGGCCTGCTCGACGAGCTCCTCACAGGCACGACGGGAGCCGTAGCCCGCCCGCGCGAGAACCTTCTGCAGACGCTCGCCCTCCTGCTCGGCGCCCGGGAAGGTCTTGGGCAGCTTGACCTCGGGCTTGCCCGCGTACCGGTCCCGGTTGCGCTCCTCGGCCCGCGTCTCGTACTCACGGGAGCGCGCGGGCTCCGTACGGCCGCCGCGCTGCTGGCCCTGCTTGGGGCCGCCCTTGGCGCCGCCGCGGGCCGCGTTGCCGCGCCCGGACTTCGGTCCCTCGTGGGTGGCGCCGGGGCCTACGTCGTAGCGGCGCTCCTCGGGACGGGGCTTGCTTAAGCGCGCTTCGGCCTGTCGTCGCCGCTCCCTCCGCCGCTCCGGGGCTGGGAGCCGCCCCCGCCGCTCCTCGACTGGGAACCGCCCCCGCCACTCCGGGGCTGAGAGCCGCCTCCGCCGCTCCGGGGCTGGGGACCGCCCCCGCCACTCCGGGGCTGAGAGCCGCCCCCGCCGGTCCCCCGGGGGTTGCCGCGTCCGCTGTTCCTGCCACTGCCACTGCTTCGCATCAAAGTTCCGTCGTCGTCGTGTCGTCTGCATCTGCGTCCGGTGCATCCGGATGGAACGACGGGACCCCTTCCAGCGTCTCGGCTTCGATCGCGTCCGCCTCGGGGAGGAAGGGCGCGAGCTCCGGGAGCTCGTCCAGACCGCGCAGGCCCATTCGCTCCAGGAAGTAGTTCGTCGTCGTGTACAGGATCGCACCTGTTTCGGGTTCCGTGCCCGCCTCCTCGACCAGACCGCGCTGCAAGAGGGTGCGCATCACCCCGTCACAGTTCACTCCGCGGACCGCCGAGACCCTGGAACGGCTGACCGGCTGGCGGTACGCGACGACCGCCAGGGTCTCCAGCGCGGCCTGGGTGAGACGGGCCTGCTGGCCGTCCAGGACGAAGCGTTCCACGGCCGCCGCGTACGCGGGCCGGGAGTAGAAGCGCCAGCCGCCGGCGATGAGCCGGAGCTCGAAGCCGCGGCCCTGGACGGTGTACTCGTCGGCCAGCTCCCGCAGCGCGTCCCTGACCTGCCGTTTCGGCCGCTCGAGGATCTTCGCGAGGTGCTCCTCGGTCGCGGGTTCGTCCACGACCATGAGGACGGCCTCCAGGGCGGGCCGGAGATCGAGGTCGGCGACGGTGCCCTGGTCCGCCGGGATCCCGCTGGTCTGCTCGCTCACGCCTTCTCCTTCCTGGCGTCTTCCTTCGCTGTCGCTGTCTCGGGCGGCCGGTCGAATTCGTCCGTCACCCTGGGCTCCTCGGCACTGTCCCCACCCGTCCAGCGCACCAGCAGGTCCCCCAGCGCCTCCTCCTGGTCGAGGGCGACCGCCTTCTCCCGGTAGAGCTCCAGCAGGGCCAGGAAACGGGCCACGACGGTGAGGGTGTCGGTGGTGTCCGCGACGAGGTCGCGGAAGCTGGCTTCCCCGTGTTCGCGCAGCAGCGCCACCACGATCTCCGCCTGTTCCCGCACGCTGACCAGCGGGGCATGGATGTGGTCGACGTACACCTGCGGCT
It encodes:
- a CDS encoding NUDIX domain-containing protein; the encoded protein is MGVRVRQDRSSGGSAPEGYDKYAFEPFAVTVDLAVLTIRADVLEVLLVERGQEPYAGHWALPGGFVLPAESAETAARRELAEETGLSDVSRLHLEQLRTYSDPDRDPRMRVVSVAFAALLPDPPEPHGGGDAAQARWQPYRTPGPLAFDHDRILADAHERVGAKLEYTCLATSFCPPEFTLGELQRVYETVWGTELDRPNFRRKVLATPGFVEPVPGAARLTGGRGKPAALYRAGGATALHPPLLRPPSEGRP
- a CDS encoding pseudouridine synthase → MQTTRRRRNFDAKQWQWQEQRTRQPPGDRRGRLSAPEWRGRSPAPERRRRLSAPEWRGRFPVEERRGRLPAPERRRERRRQAEARLSKPRPEERRYDVGPGATHEGPKSGRGNAARGGAKGGPKQGQQRGGRTEPARSREYETRAEERNRDRYAGKPEVKLPKTFPGAEQEGERLQKVLARAGYGSRRACEELVEQARVEVNGQIVTEQGLRVDPEKDEIRVDGLTVATQSYQFFSLNKPAGVVSTMEDTEGRQCLGDYVTNRETRLFHVGRLDTETEGVILLTNHGELAHRLTHPKYGVKKVYLAHIVGPIPRDLGKRLKDGIQLEDGYAKADHFRVVEQTGKNYLVEVTLHEGRKHIVRRMLAEAGFPVDKLVRVAFGPITLGDQKSGWLRRLSNTEVGMLMNEVDL
- the scpB gene encoding SMC-Scp complex subunit ScpB; the encoded protein is MSEQTSGIPADQGTVADLDLRPALEAVLMVVDEPATEEHLAKILERPKRQVRDALRELADEYTVQGRGFELRLIAGGWRFYSRPAYAAAVERFVLDGQQARLTQAALETLAVVAYRQPVSRSRVSAVRGVNCDGVMRTLLQRGLVEEAGTEPETGAILYTTTNYFLERMGLRGLDELPELAPFLPEADAIEAETLEGVPSFHPDAPDADADDTTTTEL